GTAATATCTTCATCTGCTTGTCCCATATGAAAAGTACCAGGAGGTACTACTGTCATTCCATAAGGAATAGTTTGTGAATCCCACTCTGGCCTATCCAATACACCAGTCAGTTCTCCACCATCGCCTTGTTCAGAACCAAAGGCTCCACAGCCCTGAAGCAAGATGGAGCTAGCCATTACAGCGATAATAAATCTCGTAAAGACAAATGAGCTATTCATAATTTTAGATTTTCGCACGGAATCTACGATTTTCAATTCGTATATGACTACTTGAAAATTTTTACAAAAACATAAAAGGGCTTTTAAACCCATACAGAAAAAAGTGTAAACAAAAATGAATCCAAATCTCAAACAAGTAGAAAATTTTCCTAAGTTTTATTCTAAGGTCTCGTATTCATGCTTACTACCCTGTTATAAATTGTAGTTCACGAATTACAAAATTCGATCCTAAATGAAGTAAAGACGTTAAGTTTTTATAAAAATATTCGTAAACACACTTTATAACTTGTGCAAAGTACGAAAAAAGGCTGTTAATGTCTAAATCTTGGTGTGCGGATTATTGATGGTTCTTGCTCATACGGTGCAAATAATCTAAATGATAACATGATCTCATGGGAAGACCTTTGTTTAGCATTCACTTGTTTCAATGTATAATCATAAGCATACCCTACTCTTAATCGGTTATGGTCCATGAAATACATCCCAGCAATTAAAGCCATTGCTTCATCTTCCCTCAAGGATAATCCTCCATATATCTTTTCATTATAAGTAGCTATCGTACTCAATTCAAAAGAATAGGCATTGAGGTCACTCTTTACCAATACTGAAGGTTGAAGCTCAATATTTTTCCCCAAATTAAAATTCAAACCTGCTATTACATTATAATGTAAGCTCAAAGAAGATAACCCTATACCTTCAGATTCAAGATCAGTCTGCTGTAAATGTGTTGCCCCAACTCCCGCAAACCACAAAGGGGTTTGATAATACAACCCTGCTCCTAAATCATAAGTAACCACCCCATCTACTCCAGTATTTTGTGCTAAAGGATCATTGGGATCTACAAATCGCAATACATCATAGTCAATCTGATAATTAACAGCTGATAAACGCATACCAAAAGATAGCTTGCCATTCTTTATAGGAATATAATAAGCTGCTGAAAGACCTATTTCTTGATTTGTTTGTCCTCCTAATTTATCATTAAGAAGATTTAGTCCTATACCGAAATTATTTCTTGAAAAAGGGAGTGATAAAGTAAAGACTTGTGTTTCTGGGGCTCCTCCTTCATCAAAACTTCCTTGGTAATTTGCCCACTGGGTTCGGTGAATCAAGCTTGCTTCCATCCATTTAGATACATTCCCTGCTAATGCAGGATTCAGATAAAACTGATTAAACATATACTGACTAAACTGTGGTTGTTGTTGAGCGGAAACACTCCCGACAGAAGTTAATAGCAAGAGCAAACAGAAAAGATTTCTTTTCATGATGTTATGTTAAGGAGTTAATTGGGTCTGGGTTATGGGTTAAAGGCTAAATTTTGTACTATTTTCAGCAAAAGCTTTCATCAAAATAGTTGCAACACCTTATCTTAATTCCATGATGGAAAACATAAATAAGTTATAAAAAAACTATTAGAGCTAGTCATAAAAAGTAAAGTGATAATTGCACAATTCGAATAAAATAAAAAAAGGCTATTGAGATAAGTATCTCAATAGCCTTTTCAGTGTTTTTTTGACCTGGAATTAATCCAATCCATTCACCTCTTTTACATATAATTCAATAGCACCAGTCATTGAAGGCGCATTTGGCATAGGAGCTTCAATATCTAACTCTAAGCCATGCTCTCTTACTGCACTTGCGGTTGTTGGGCCGAAAGCTGCTATTCTTGTTTCATTTTGAGCAAAATCAGGGAAGTTCTGGAATAAAGATTTAATACCAGAAGGACTGAAGAACGCAATAATATCGTAATAGATATCGCGAAGATCTGACAAATCACTCGCTACTGTTCTATAAATTACTGCTTCGCTGAAAGTACAGTTTTGTTCCTCCATAAATGTAGGGATATCATCTTTGCGGATATCAGAACATGGGAACAAGAACTTCTCTTTCTTGTGCTTTTTGATTACTTCCAAAAGATCCTTAGCGGTTTTTGTACCTGTAAAAATCTTTCTCTTACGAATTACAATGTACTTTTGAAGATAATTTGCGGTCTGCTCTGAGATACAGAAATACTTCATATCAGCAGGCATTTCGATCTTGAGCTCCTTGCAAATTCTGAAAAAATGGTCAATTGAATTTCGACTTGTAAAAATCACAGCTGTGTGTGCTAAAATATCGATCTTTTGTTGACGGAACTCTTTTACTGAGACTCCTTGTACCTCAATAAAAGGTCTAAAATCCACTTTCAGATCGTACTTCTGAGCCAATTTATGATATGGTGAGTCTTGATTGGCTGGTTCTGGTTGTGAAACTAAGATACTTTTGACCATTTTGGGTTTTTCTCTTCCACTGTCTTTCGCTGTTACGTTTGCCATGCTTTAATTATTAATATTAGAAAAACCGATCAGAATTGAATAAATATTTTTACAATCAATAGTGTAGGTAAAAATTCTGCACCACAAAAGTACGAAAATAAATAGTTCTTTTGAAGTGGTAGCTGTCTATAAACTGAAAAAGTTATAAAAAATGCTTTTAATAAGAGACTGATTACCACCAATAGCTCTAAAAATTCACGAGAACCTGGGAAAGGATTAAACAGTATAAACGCGAAACACATCAATACAATACTCATAAATACCTTAGTGAGTTCAACGTACTCTAAAAGATGTATTACTTGTAACTGTTTATTTCCTGTTATTTTTGATAAAGTCCACATTAAAGCCAAACGGGCTAACTCGATAGCAGTCGTAAACAAGAAGAAACCAATTGTCTTGATCCATAGATTTGGCTCCCAAAACAACTGATCCACCCATAAAACGCCCGAGTTATTTCCTTCATCACTTATTGTCACAAGTACCAATGTACTCATAATAATATACCCTAAGAAGAACAAAGAAATAGCTACTCCACTGTAACTATGTTGTTTCATCCTACGGAACGTGATCAGATCAAAAAAATGAGAAAATGACTGTGTATCAAACCTTAAACCTACTCGCCTAAATAGGAAAGTTAAAACAATAAACAAACTAATACATATCAACAAAATCTCCTGTCGTTGAGTATCGTCTGGTCTTGTTTTTAACAAAACATTTTCTTGAGTTTCGACCCTAAAGGCATCGTCTGTCAATCTTGTTGATAATACCTGTGCTAAAGGTGGTTTTGCCTGAAATAGTGCACTATTCACTACTAAAAGGACATCATCGTTTTTTTCTATTCTTAAATCACCAATTCGTCTTCTCCAAGTTTCAGTTGAATCTATAGTGGTAAATAATAAAACATCACCGATAAATACATCTGTTTTCTTTGGTACTTTAATTTCGATATAGTCTTCGGAATGAAATGATGAAGAAATATTGAGAAAAAACTGTTTTTGCCCTTGGTGACGTTTTGGCGTAAAAGGAATCAAGCCTTCCCATTTATGAGAATAAACTTTCCAATCATCTTCTAATGAATAGACTGCATGCAGCTTGCTTTGCTGTGCTACTAATAATTGAGTCTGTAAAAGAATGATTAAAGTAAGAAGCTGTTTCCACATACCAAACGCCATTTCAATTTTCTGTCGGTCTAAAATACAAACTTACTGTATAGTCACCTACTTTTAAAATAAAGTGATAAAGAGATTTTTATTACTTTCGGGTTATAAACTTTTAAAACTAAAATCAACTATGAATAAACAACAAACTTTATTCTTAGCAAGTATACTTGGTGCTTTAGCCGTTAGTATCGGTGCTTTTGGTGCTCATGGGCTGGAAAGTACCTTAGTAGCCAACGGACGTGTAGAGACTTTTGAAGTTGGAACAAAGTACTTCTTTTATCATACCATTGCCCTATTTATTACAGGCTTATTGATGAAAGAAAAAGAAAATGCTTGGTTCAAAAGAGCTTCTATACTATTTACAGTTGGTATTATAATTTTCTCAGGAAGTCTTTTTACACTTTCTATAACTAATATCAGATGGCTAGGAGCTATCACTCCTATTGGTGGTGTTGGTTTTATTTTGGGTTGGTTATTTTTAGCCTTAGGCGTAAATAAAAAGTAAATTAAAAATGCTTTAGGTTTCTTCTTTTACCTAAAGCATTTTTCTTATTAGAACTTCTCTCCTACAAGCCTTCCTATTTCAGTAAGGAATTTCTCATCTACTTCATTAAAATCTGACAGTTCTTTGCTGTCTACATCTAGAACAGCAACAACCTCTTCACCCTTAAAGATAGGTACTACAACTTCAGATTTTGAAAGCGAACTACAAGCTATATGTCCAGGAAAACTCTCAACATCGTCTACAACCAAGGTTTTTCGTTGTGTATAAGCAGCTCCACAAACTCCTTTTGTAAAAGGAATTCTTGTACAAGCTACAGGCCCTTGAAATGGCCCTAGTACCAACTGATTTTCTTTAGTTAGATAAAAACCTACCCAAAAGAAATCAAAAGCTTCTTTCAAAACTGCTGCTACATTAGCCAAGTTTGCAGTCAAATCTGTTTCATAAGTGATTAATCCTTTGATTTGAGGAAGAATCGCTTCATATATCTCTGTTTTATCTTGAGTCTTTGGTAAAATTAAATCTTCTGCCATATCACTTTCTTTTTTCGTCCTTGTATTACAAAAATAACGGCTAATTGTTTTAATTCCTTCACTTTCTTTAGCTTTCAGAAAATAGGATTATTATCATCAAAAAATGGATTGCTTTTAAAGTCATTGTTTTGTTGATTTGTATGACTTTCAAAACACAGCACATCTTAACCTCCTCAACACACTAATTTTGCTCAAGACGAGCAGACGAAAATGAAATCATAATCTGTGTATATGATACATAGAACTACACTATAATAATTAAATATGAAAATGAGAACGTTGAGCATGTCGCTAGCAATTTTACTTTGCACTTTTGCGACTAATGTCTTCGCACAATCTTTTACAGGCCCTCAAAAAACACAGGGCTACGCCGATTTTGGAGACAAAATCACATTCATCTTCGATGAAGCACTTTATGGTATCAAACCTCAAGAAAAAGTAACTGTAACAGGTGAATTTAGAGGATGGGATGCCGATATGGATAATCAAGAATGGCAATTGAAAAAGACAGGTGAAGCTTGGATGCTTACCATCGACAATGCCGATTTTGGGAAAATCAAACCTAATACCGAATTCAAGTTTAGAGTCGATGATGGTGCTTGGATTGATCCTGCAGATGGTATTGACAATGTAAGAAATGGAAACTTGGTTTTCATGATCGAACGCATCACAAAAAGTCTTCGTGCCGAACTTCGCTCTGACCGTCTAATTTGGGCAGAAATTCAAGGAGACAGGGTTCTGGTTCCTTCTGAATATAAAATCTTCGATAGCAAAGGCAAAGAAATCAAAGTTGCTGGTGTTTTACCAAACGAATCTCGTTCTACACTCATCGTTCCTGCTGAAGAACTTGACAAAAGACGAGTTTATTACCTAGAAATTCCAGCTTTAGGTCTTAGAGCCGAATGTTCTTACGATGGTTGGTTCCGCGAACTTTATTCTACAAAAGAGCTAGGAGCCAATATCGATAATGACACAACAGCAATCCGTATTTTTTCTCCTCGTGCCGACTTGGTGAAATTATACCTTTACAAAGGCAGATACGATGAAAATGCTTATGAGACCATTGAGATGGCTCAAGATAAAGACGGTGTTTGGGAAACAATCATTCCTGAAAACCTTCATGGTATCTACTACGACTTCACTGTACATGGAGCTGTAGAAAAGGGAAACAATTTCTACGAATCTATTCCTGTTCATATTTCTGACCCTTACACTCGTGTGAGTGACAATACTTTTGGAAAAGGACGTATTTGGGAAAGAACAACTCCTGCTTCGCCATTGAAAAATGGAATTCCAGCCATGGAAGATGTGATTTCTTACGAAGTCCATGTTCAAGATTTCACAGATCAACTTCCTGTTTCTGATGATATCAAAGGTCGTTTCCCTGCCATGATAAAATCTGGATTAAAAAATGATAGAGGAGAGAAAATTGGTTTCGATTATTTGGTAGACTTAGGTATCAATACCGTTCACCTTATGCCTGTCCAAGAATATCTTCATTTCCCTGATGAAGATTGGAAAGCATCATTCAAAGATGATCCTTATATGATTGAACAAGGGATCAGTGAAGAAAACTACCAATGGGGTTACCGTACATCTCATGCTTTTGCCGTAGAATCTAAATACAGAACGAAAGGAAAAGAGCCAGGAGAAGAAAGAGATGAGTTCCGTGATTTGGTTCAAGCCTTTCACGACAAAGACATTGCCGTAATTATTGACATTGTGCCAAACCACACACATGAAGATATGGCTAGTAAAACATTCTACCATCACTTCAATGTATTGGACAAACAATATTACTATCGTACCAAAGACTATGAGCATATTGGTGCTTATGGTAATGAGGTAAAAACAGAAGATCGCCCGATGACTCAACGTTGGTTGATTGAACAATGCCAATACTACATCAATGAATTTGGTATTGATGGTTTCCGTATTGACTTGGCAGGACAGATTGATGAGCAAACTTTAAAAGCCTTAAAAGATGCTCTAGGCCACGATAAAATCATTTATGGAGAAGCTTGGATTGCCTCAAACGATCCGAATTATGAAAACAATCCAGATTGGGATTGGTACAAAGAAGATGCTCCGATCACTTTCTTCCAAGATGATTCTCGTGGAGCTTACAAAGGTCCTGTTTTTGAATTGAAGGATAAAGCAAAACACCGTGGATGGGCTGGTGGAAAATTTGATGAGCGTGACAATGTGATGCTCGGATTGGCTGCCAAATTCAAAGATGACAAAACACCAAACAGTGGTATTACATACTTGGACATCCATGATAACTTTGCTTTGGCAGATCAGTTTGGTTCAAAAGATTTTGATGGTCGCTACGGTGTAGATCAAGACGAATATAAAATTGCAACTACTTTGATGTACACAACACTTGGTCCAATTGTAACTCATGGTGGTTCTGAAATCATGCGTTCGAAAGCTCATGCACCACTTATGGAAGTAGAGAAAGAAACTAAAGAAGGTTACAAAGTTTATATGCACGGTTTTCGTGACAGCTACAACCACCGTATAGCCAACCAATTTGTATGGTCTCAAGTAGGGCAAAAGCCTCAAGAAGGAAATACAAATGATTATGCCAATATGCATGCATACTGGAAAGGGATGAATGAATTCCGTTTATCTGAATATGGTGAAGTATTCCGTGTAGCTGATGCTGTTTCTGATGACTACTACCAATTCTTCACACCTGAATCAACAACGATGTTGGGATATTTAGTAGATGAAAAAGTATTTGTTCTTCTGAATGCAGGTCAAGAAGCTGGAACTTTCGAAAACATC
Above is a window of Sediminitomix flava DNA encoding:
- a CDS encoding DUF423 domain-containing protein; this translates as MNKQQTLFLASILGALAVSIGAFGAHGLESTLVANGRVETFEVGTKYFFYHTIALFITGLLMKEKENAWFKRASILFTVGIIIFSGSLFTLSITNIRWLGAITPIGGVGFILGWLFLALGVNKK
- a CDS encoding DUF4271 domain-containing protein; the protein is MWKQLLTLIILLQTQLLVAQQSKLHAVYSLEDDWKVYSHKWEGLIPFTPKRHQGQKQFFLNISSSFHSEDYIEIKVPKKTDVFIGDVLLFTTIDSTETWRRRIGDLRIEKNDDVLLVVNSALFQAKPPLAQVLSTRLTDDAFRVETQENVLLKTRPDDTQRQEILLICISLFIVLTFLFRRVGLRFDTQSFSHFFDLITFRRMKQHSYSGVAISLFFLGYIIMSTLVLVTISDEGNNSGVLWVDQLFWEPNLWIKTIGFFLFTTAIELARLALMWTLSKITGNKQLQVIHLLEYVELTKVFMSIVLMCFAFILFNPFPGSREFLELLVVISLLLKAFFITFSVYRQLPLQKNYLFSYFCGAEFLPTLLIVKIFIQF
- a CDS encoding uroporphyrinogen-III synthase, with the translated sequence MANVTAKDSGREKPKMVKSILVSQPEPANQDSPYHKLAQKYDLKVDFRPFIEVQGVSVKEFRQQKIDILAHTAVIFTSRNSIDHFFRICKELKIEMPADMKYFCISEQTANYLQKYIVIRKRKIFTGTKTAKDLLEVIKKHKKEKFLFPCSDIRKDDIPTFMEEQNCTFSEAVIYRTVASDLSDLRDIYYDIIAFFSPSGIKSLFQNFPDFAQNETRIAAFGPTTASAVREHGLELDIEAPMPNAPSMTGAIELYVKEVNGLD
- a CDS encoding alpha-amylase family glycosyl hydrolase → MKMRTLSMSLAILLCTFATNVFAQSFTGPQKTQGYADFGDKITFIFDEALYGIKPQEKVTVTGEFRGWDADMDNQEWQLKKTGEAWMLTIDNADFGKIKPNTEFKFRVDDGAWIDPADGIDNVRNGNLVFMIERITKSLRAELRSDRLIWAEIQGDRVLVPSEYKIFDSKGKEIKVAGVLPNESRSTLIVPAEELDKRRVYYLEIPALGLRAECSYDGWFRELYSTKELGANIDNDTTAIRIFSPRADLVKLYLYKGRYDENAYETIEMAQDKDGVWETIIPENLHGIYYDFTVHGAVEKGNNFYESIPVHISDPYTRVSDNTFGKGRIWERTTPASPLKNGIPAMEDVISYEVHVQDFTDQLPVSDDIKGRFPAMIKSGLKNDRGEKIGFDYLVDLGINTVHLMPVQEYLHFPDEDWKASFKDDPYMIEQGISEENYQWGYRTSHAFAVESKYRTKGKEPGEERDEFRDLVQAFHDKDIAVIIDIVPNHTHEDMASKTFYHHFNVLDKQYYYRTKDYEHIGAYGNEVKTEDRPMTQRWLIEQCQYYINEFGIDGFRIDLAGQIDEQTLKALKDALGHDKIIYGEAWIASNDPNYENNPDWDWYKEDAPITFFQDDSRGAYKGPVFELKDKAKHRGWAGGKFDERDNVMLGLAAKFKDDKTPNSGITYLDIHDNFALADQFGSKDFDGRYGVDQDEYKIATTLMYTTLGPIVTHGGSEIMRSKAHAPLMEVEKETKEGYKVYMHGFRDSYNHRIANQFVWSQVGQKPQEGNTNDYANMHAYWKGMNEFRLSEYGEVFRVADAVSDDYYQFFTPESTTMLGYLVDEKVFVLLNAGQEAGTFENITLPEGKWKLIANTKEIDHKKGIRDSKDKMKLKTGQAINIDVEPTSVYIWVKQ
- a CDS encoding GAF domain-containing protein, coding for MAEDLILPKTQDKTEIYEAILPQIKGLITYETDLTANLANVAAVLKEAFDFFWVGFYLTKENQLVLGPFQGPVACTRIPFTKGVCGAAYTQRKTLVVDDVESFPGHIACSSLSKSEVVVPIFKGEEVVAVLDVDSKELSDFNEVDEKFLTEIGRLVGEKF
- a CDS encoding PorP/SprF family type IX secretion system membrane protein, producing MKRNLFCLLLLLTSVGSVSAQQQPQFSQYMFNQFYLNPALAGNVSKWMEASLIHRTQWANYQGSFDEGGAPETQVFTLSLPFSRNNFGIGLNLLNDKLGGQTNQEIGLSAAYYIPIKNGKLSFGMRLSAVNYQIDYDVLRFVDPNDPLAQNTGVDGVVTYDLGAGLYYQTPLWFAGVGATHLQQTDLESEGIGLSSLSLHYNVIAGLNFNLGKNIELQPSVLVKSDLNAYSFELSTIATYNEKIYGGLSLREDEAMALIAGMYFMDHNRLRVGYAYDYTLKQVNAKQRSSHEIMLSFRLFAPYEQEPSIIRTPRFRH